A window of Microbispora hainanensis genomic DNA:
CGCCGATCGCCGCGTATCTGCTCGCCGTGGTGTCCTGTGCCGCGCTGCCGCTGCGGCACAGGACACCGCTGCCCGTCATGGTGGTCACCACGCTGTGCAGCGTGCTGGCGATGGTCGCGGGCCTGATGCTGACCCCGTTGGTAGTGGTCCCCGCCATGATCACGGCGTACACGATCGCGGTCCGGACCGAGCGGCGTACGACGGCCGCGGTCCTGCTCATCTCCGCCGCACTCCTCATGGCAGCGGGGCTGGTGTTGCAACCGCTGTCCTGGTCCACGGTCACCAGGACCTGCTCGACGGTCATCTTCCCGCTGGCGGCCGGCGTGCTCGGGCACTCGGCCCAGAACCGGCGTGCCTACCTGGCGGCGGTGGAGGAGCGCGCGTTGCGGGCCGAGGAGAGCCGGGAGAGCGAGGCGCGCCGGCGCGTGGCCGAGGAACGGGTGCGCATCGCCCGGGAACTGCACGACCTCGTGGCCCACGAGATCACCCTTGCCAACGCACAGGCCACGGTCGCCGCGCACTTCTTCGACAGCCGCCCCGAGCAGGCCCGCACCAGCCTGCGGCAGCTGGTGGAGACGACACGCCAGGCGCTGGACGAGCTGCGTGCCACGGTCGGGCTGCTGCGCGAGTCGGGGGACCATGCCCAGCCCGCCGAACCGGCGCCCGGGTTGGCTCAGCTGCCCACGCTCATCGAGTCGTTCCGCCGTGCGGGCCTCACGGTATCGGTGCACGAGGAGGGGCCGGCGGGGACACTGCCGCCGGGCCTGGACCTCACCGCCTACCGGATCATCCAGGAGGCGTTGACCAACGTGACGAAACACGCCGGTATCGGCCGGGCCCGGGTGGGCCTGGCCTGGACCCGCGACCTCGTGACCCTCACCATCACCGACGACGGGCCGGGGGACCACACGATCCCGGGCCCGTCCGCGGGATCGGGCGGCTATGGGCTGATCGGGATACGCGAACGTGTCACTGCGGTCGGCGGCCGGCTTGTCGCAGGCAGGCGGCCCGAGGGCGGATTCCGTGTCGTCGCCGAACTGCCTCGCCCGGCACGGGAGACGACCCGAAGTTCCGCCGCGGTCGACCGGGAGCAGACGGGTGTGACGACGACCGCTCGATCGACGGCGGACGCCGAACTGCCGGCGGGTGAAGCTCTGCCGAGCGGTGAGGCGCCGGACGACGCCGCACGGCGCGGGGACGTCGCATGACGCTGCGCGTCCTGCTCGCCGATGATCAGGCCCTGCTGCGCGGAGCCTTCCGGATGTTGCTCGACAGCACCGACGACATCATGGTCGTCGGTGAGGCGGCCGACGGCCGGGAGGCGGTCCGGCTCGCCCGGGAACTGCGCCCGGACGTGGTGGTCATGGACATCCGGATGCCCGGGGTGGACGGGATCACCGCCACCGCGCAGATCTGTGCCGATCCGGAGCTACAGGACTCCCGCATCCTGATCCTCACCACGTACGAGACCGACGAGTACGTCGCGCAGGCGCTGCGCGCAGGGGCCAGCGGTTTCATCGGCAAGGGGATCGGGGCCGAGGACCTGGCGGACGCGGTGCGAACCATCGCGGCCGGCGACACCCTGCTGTCCCCGGCCGCGACCCGCTCCCTGGTCGCCCGTTTCCTGGCGACACCGGAGAACACCGCACGTCGGCCCCGTCAGTCCGAACGGCTCGCCGAGCTCACCCCGCGCGAGCGCGAG
This region includes:
- a CDS encoding sensor histidine kinase, which codes for MTTLEGFLPRPRAERSREAVITAAAFVLFLLGSVVRGDESLTAPPIAAYLLAVVSCAALPLRHRTPLPVMVVTTLCSVLAMVAGLMLTPLVVVPAMITAYTIAVRTERRTTAAVLLISAALLMAAGLVLQPLSWSTVTRTCSTVIFPLAAGVLGHSAQNRRAYLAAVEERALRAEESRESEARRRVAEERVRIARELHDLVAHEITLANAQATVAAHFFDSRPEQARTSLRQLVETTRQALDELRATVGLLRESGDHAQPAEPAPGLAQLPTLIESFRRAGLTVSVHEEGPAGTLPPGLDLTAYRIIQEALTNVTKHAGIGRARVGLAWTRDLVTLTITDDGPGDHTIPGPSAGSGGYGLIGIRERVTAVGGRLVAGRRPEGGFRVVAELPRPARETTRSSAAVDREQTGVTTTARSTADAELPAGEALPSGEAPDDAARRGDVA
- a CDS encoding response regulator transcription factor, coding for MTLRVLLADDQALLRGAFRMLLDSTDDIMVVGEAADGREAVRLARELRPDVVVMDIRMPGVDGITATAQICADPELQDSRILILTTYETDEYVAQALRAGASGFIGKGIGAEDLADAVRTIAAGDTLLSPAATRSLVARFLATPENTARRPRQSERLAELTPREREMVALVATGLSNQEIAEQMYLSPFTVRAHVQRAMTKLQARDRAQLVVIAYQTGLVQVTADDDSPEWSA